ATCCGGTCGGCCTCCATCGAAAGAACGACGTCGTAGCGGTCGCTCGCGATGCTCGCGAAGTAGACGGTCGCGTCCCGCATCGTGAAGGCGTTGTCCTCGCCGCCGTTCCTCCGGACGATCCGGGAGTACTCCTCGGGTCCGAGCTTCTTCGTTCCCTGGAACATCATGTGTTCGAGAAGGTGCGAGAGCCCGGTGTACCCCGGCCGCTCGTTCCGGGAGCCGACGCGATACCAGAGTTGCAGGACCGCCACCGGAGCTTTGTGGTCCTCGAGGACCAGGACCCGCAAACCGTTCGGCAGCTCCCTCTCACGGACCCGTTCCGCGTACGTCGCCCCCGCGAAGCTCGGGGACGCACAGCCCACGAGCAGAGCCGCCGACCACAGCGCGCGGGCGAGCCCGCCACCCCACCGCCGCGCGCTCACGTTCACACGTCCACGTCGTCGACTTTCCCCGCCCGTTCCATGATGAAACGGAAACGAGGCTCGACGTCCTTTCCCATCAGCGTCTGGATCGTCCGCTCCGTGTCTTCTTCGTCGTCCACGACCACGCGCAAAAGCGTCCTCTTCCGCGGGTCGAGCGTCGTTTCCTTGAGCGTCCGCGGATTCATCTCCCCGAGCCCCTTGAAGCGCTGGACCGTGACCTTCCTGCCGTTACAGGCCCGCAGGATCCGATCCTTTTCCGCGTCGTCGAGAGCCCAGTGCACTTCCGATCCCACCTCGATCTTGTAGAGGGGGGGCTGCGCGAGGAAGACGTGGCCGCGGCGGAGCAGCTCGGGCATGTGGCGGTAGAAAAACGTGAGCAGGAGCGTGCAGATGTGGTGACCGTCGGAATCCGCGTCCATGAGAAGGCAGATCCGATGGTAGCGCAGCTTCTCGATCCGGAAGTCTTTTCCCGACCCGCACCCGAGAGCGGAGACGATGTCCCCGAGCTCCCGGTTGGCGAGCACGCGGGAAAGCGAGGCTTGCTCGGCGTTCAGGACCTTCCCCCGCAGCGGCAGCACGGCCTGGAACTCCCGGTCCCGGGCTTGTTTGGCCGAGCCGCCCGCCGAGTCTCCTTCCACGATGAAAAGCTCGCTCACCCTCGGGTCCGTGGAGCTGCAGTCCGCGAGCTTGCCCGGCAGGTTGAGGCGATGCGAAACGCTCTTTCTCTGCACCGCCTCGACGGCGGCCCGCAGCGCCGCTCTCCTGCGGGCGGCTTCGAGAACCCTGCGGGCCACGGCCTGCCCCTGCGAGGGGTGCCCCAGCAGAAAGTTCTCGAGCTCGGTCCGCACCGCCGTCTCGACGCGCGCCGCCACCTCGGGGTTGTTGAGCCTTTCTTTGGTCTGGCCCTGGAACTGCGGGTCCCGGAGGTAGACGGAAAGCACGGCCACGAGCCCCTCGCGCGTGTCCTCGGCCGAGAGTGAAAGCCCTTTCGGCACCGCGTTCCGTACGGAAAGGTAGTTGCGAAGGGCCTTGGAAATCCCCGAACGCAGCCCCGCCTCGTGCGTCCCGCCCGAGGGCGTGGGAATCCCGTTCACGAAGGAGAGCACCTGCTCGCCCGCCTCTTCGGTCCAGGTGAGAGCGCACTCGATGCGGACGTCGCCCTCCCGCTCGAAGGAAAAGACGTCGGCCACGGCCACCCTGGCTCCCTCGGCCACGAGGCTTTCCACGTACTCCGGAAGCCCCCGCTCGCGCCGGAACTCTTCCCGCGTCGCCTGCGCCCGGTCCTCGAAAACCAGCGTGAGGCCCCTGTGGAGGTAGGCGCGGGACCGCAACCGCTCGCGGATCCAGTCGGGCCGGAACTTGGTCACGGGAAAAATTTCCGGGTCGGCCCGGAACGTGATCGTCGTTCCGTGTCCGCGAGCGGGACCGAGCCGCCGGAGCCTCGTCGTCGCCTTGCCGCGCGCGAAGCGCTGCTCCCAGCGCGATCCGTCTCGCCGGACCTCGGCTACGAGCAGCTCGCTCAGTGCCGTGACGACCGACGCCCCCACTCCGTGGAGGCCACCCGAACGGTAGTAGCTCCGGCCACCGAACTTGCCGCCCGCGTGGAGCGTCGTGAGGATGAGCTCGAGCGCCGGCTTGCGGTAGCGGGGGTGGACGTCCGTGGGAATCCCTCGACCGTTGTCGCTCACCGTGACGGTCTCGCCGTCCTCGTGGAGAACCACCTCGACGCGGTCGGCGAAACCGTTGATGGCCTCGTCGACGGCGTTGTCGAGAATCTCCCAGAGGAGGTGGTGGAGCCCCACGGCATCCACGCCGCCGATGTACATGCCCGGCCGTTTCCGGACGGGCTCGAGGCCCTCGAGGACCTCGATTTCCCTGGCCGTGTACCGACCCTTTTCTCTCGCCTTCGCCACGGCTCTACCGCCTCCTCCGCCGAGAGAAGGTTAACCGATTTCGCCGCTCGGCGCACCCGGCCGAGCCGGGGTTTTCTCGGAATTCGGCCCCCGCAGCCTCACCCCTCGCGTTTCATGGGGGGGTGGTAGAGAACGATCATCCTGTAGAGAAGTGCGGGCTTTTCGTCGTTGCCGACGACGTGCACGGCGATTTCCTGCGTGACCTGCGTGCCCTTCGGGTGCGGCTCCACGGCCACGAGCCGCGACCGCGCGCGGATCTTGCTACCGGCGGGCACCGGCGAAATGAAACGCAACTTGTCGGCTCCGTAGTTCGTCGCGTTTCCGTACCCGACGATGCGGAAGTCCGAACGGCTGCGCAGCGTGGGAAGGAGACTGAGCGTGAGGAAACCGTGGGCGATCGTGGTCCCGAAAGGGCTTTCCCGCTTCGCCCTCTCGACGTCCACGTGGATCCACTGGTGATCGCCGGTCAGCTCCGCGAACTTGTCGATCATCTCCTGCGTCACCTCCACCTCCGGCCCCCAGTCGCTCCACTCTTCGCCGATCTTCTTGCGCAGGCCCTCGATGTCGTCGAAACGAATTTCCTCCATCGGATTCCTCCACGGGTAGCGGAACGTTCCGACGTTTTCTGTCACGCGCCCGCGCGGGGCGCAAGCTCGCCCTCAGGACTCGCGCCCGAAGCGAAGGGCCACGCCGCCCCCGAGTCCCCAGTCGGCGGCGTCGTCCGTCGCCCCTTTGAAGCCCGGCCACGCGCAACGTGATGTAGTCGAGGACCCAGTCGATCCCCGGGGCCACGGAAAAGATGTGCCGCTCGTCCCCGTCGAACTGGTGGAGCCCCACGAGCTCGAGCCGCAAGAAAATGTCGGGAGCCAGAGCCACCATGGGGCTCACGTCCCAGTTGAACACTTCGCCGACGGGCGACTCGAAAAATTCGTAGCCCACGTGCCCGGCGAGCGCCACGTTGCCCGTGGCATACCGGAAGGAGGCAAAGGGGTTGTAGCCGTGTTCGGGAATTCCCATCCCGCAGGTCGCGCCCACGCCGTCGCAGGGGACCCGCTGGCTGTCGTCCGCCGTCTCGGCCTGGAACTCGAAACCCACGGTGAGCGCGAGAAAATCGTCGGGAGCCGCGAGCCCTTCGAGCGTAGCTACGTTGTACTTTCCCCAGATACTGATGTCCCCGACGCCGAGCTCCTGTCCCACGTCACCGCGCGGGTCCAGGTTCACGATCGGCACGTCCACGCCCAACTCCGCCCGGGGCCAGACGCCTACCGTGACGAGGAAGTCGTAGTTGTGGATGTCGATGCGCTCGAACTTCCGGAACACCTGTCCGGAGAACTCGCCCCGCAGCTGCCGGTGTCCGATCACCAGGGCGTCCTTCAGGTAGTTGCCCGAAAAAGCCGGCTCGACGCGAAGGGGAGAAAGTCGGGCCGACCGGCCGAGAAGCGGCTCGGCGGCCCAAGAGGCCGCCGCCCAAAACACCACCACGAGAACCCAGACCACTCGTTCGCGCGTTTTCATCTTCCCCTCCCTTCCCGGGCAAGTACGCCGCCCGCACGCCACTAGCACGAGGCACGGTCACTTTGTCAAGCACAACGGGCCATTTTCGGCGGCCCCGGGGAGCCGGAAGGCCGTCGTGCCTGCGAAATCCCGATTGACATACGCCTGCGGGGGAGAGTATTCGCGAAGCTAGGGCCGCTCCCGCCTCTCGGCGGGTTTTTCGGCCCCAAGGGGGGAACGGACGATGCGCAAAACGGCTCTGGTCATCTCGCTCGTGGCTCTGGTGTGGCCCGCCCCGGGTCACGCCGTGTGCAACCACTGCACGGCGGAGCAAGTGACGCTCGACACGGCGAAAAAGCTCCTCCCCGGCGGAAGCGACGCCATCGGTGGAGTCGGCGACTGGTACCTGAGCAACGACCGCGTCGAAGCCGTCATCGACGACATCGCGACGGTGGACATCGACGTCGCGGGCGGCGGGACCGTCTCCGTGGACCGTACGTCGTCCAACGCCGTGGCGACGGGCGGCACGCTCATCGATCTCGGGCTCCGCAAGAAGAGAAACGACCAGCTCCCGCAGAGCTTCAACGTCGGAGGGCTGAGCATCGACAACGTATTCTTGTTCCGGCAAGGGGACGAAGTGCCGTGGGGAGCGTCGACGAACCCCTGCGCGAGCGTGGGAACGGCGAACCCGGAGTGTCCCGCCGACAACGACGACTGTGCAGCCATCACGGTCTACGGCATCATGCTCATGCCGCAGGTCTCGAGCCGCACCGATCCCAAGCTTCGCGTCCGCACGCGTTATCAGGCCTGCGACGACGACTTCCATCTCACCGTCACCTCGGAAGTGTGGAACCAGAGCGGCGCGACGCAGTCGCTGCCCATCATCGACGTCTTCCTCTGGGGGGGCCGCGGTCTCGAGCCCTTCGTGCCGGGGAAAGGGCGAGGCTTTTCCCATCCCCAGCTCGACCTGACGAACCCCCTCGCGCTCGGGGCCAATCTCGCCTCCACGCGCGGCCTCTACTTCGCCGCACCGGGCAACTCCGACAACAAAGACGGGAAGTACACGCGGGGCAAGACGGGCAACTCCGTCTCCTACGGCTACCGCTCGCTCGGCGCCAAGAAGGACTCGAACGGCGGTAACCCCGGCGGCACGCTCACGCAGATCGTCGCTCCGGACCAGGTCGTGGCGCTGCACTCGGACTTCCTCTCGGCTGTGAGCATCGGAACGCTGCTTTCCGGGACCGACATTCCGAACGGCCAGTCCATCGTCTTCACGCGTGAATTCGTGGTCGGCAAGAAGAACGACGTCCACTCGGTCGTGAGCGACCGGCGGAATCCGAGCAATCTCATCACGAAAATCTACGGGGACGGGGTCGGCCGCGTCTCCGGGCGTTTCCGGCCGGGCTCGAAGAACTTCGGTACCGTCACCTTCATCCGGATCGGCGACCGTCCCGGAGACCCGCCGCTCAGTCCTCCCATCGGCGGGCAGACGGACCCCGCCAAGCAGGGCAACGAACCCGTCACTTCCGTGCGAACCAAGGCCGGGTGGAGCAACGTGCTCCTGCCCCCGGGACTTTACGCGCTCCACATCGTGGTCCCCGGGCGTGACGAAGTCATCGTGAAGGAGTGCACGGGAGGCGACAACGACGGCGGGCTCTGCCAGGACGACTCCGAGTGTCCCGGTGGCGGCGTCTGTGGCTTCAGCGTCGGGCCCTTCGAGAAGGTTTCTTTCGGCACGATCGACGTGCCCGAAAAAGAGGGACTCCTCAAGGTGGAAATCACCGACGCCGACACGGGCGAGCGGATTCCCGCGAAGCTCTCGCTCGATCCTTCGCCGAACATGCGACGGGAGCTTGCGGCTTACAGCTTCGCCCAGCGGTTCAACTTTTCGCTCAACCTCTTCCGCGGGATGTGCGCGAACGATTTCACCGTAGGCTGTAACAGCAGTGCGGACTGCGGCGGAAACACCTGTTTCAGCACCTGCTCGAACCAGGAGCCGAAAAAGTGCACGGACAACTCCGACTGCAACACGGGTGCGGGCGAAGTCTGTGCCAGCGACAAGCGGTGCCGCAGCGAGGCCTGCACGTCGGATTCGGATTGCGACCCCGGAGCCATCTGTGTTCCCGACACGGCGGAGACGGACGTCGCGAGCTTCGCGGGCGGCCCCGGGCAGAAAAACGTCATCTACACCCACAACGGAAAGGTGAAAGAGCGAATCCGGCCCGGGACCTACACGATCTACGTCTCCCGCGGCATCGAGTACACGATCCAGAAACTCGAAAACGTGGTCGTGCCGTCGGGCGGAACGGTCGAGCTTGCCGCGAGTCTCCGGCGGGTCGTGGACACGACGGGCTACATGTCGGCGGATTTCCACATCCACTCGGGACGGAGCCTCGACTCCTCGGCTCCGTTCGAGGACCGGGTGCGGAGCTTCGCCGGCGAAGGTCTCGAAGTCATGGTCTCGACGGACCACGACATCACGACGGACTACGAGCCCGTCATCAAAAAGCTCGGGCTCAGGGATTTCATCGCGGCGATTCCCGGCACCGAAATTACCACTTCGGTCAGCCAGCCACCTTACGCTTCCAACGCCTGGGGGCACATCAACGCGTGGCCGCAGGTCTTCGGGCTTTTCGCCCCTCGGAACGGGTCGATCGAGGACGAGGGGGTGAGCCCCAACGTGATTTTCGACCGTGCCCGCGGGTCGGTGTGCTCGGGCGGGGACAACGACGGGCTCCGGTGCAACGTCGACGCCGACTGCCCGGGAGGGGACTGCGTGGTGCACGGGAAGATGTGCGCGGGCGGCAAGGACGCGGGCAACCCCTGCACGGACGATTCGGAATGTCGCAAGGGAACCTGTGCCGACGTGGTCGTGCAGCTCAACCACCCTCGTGCGGGGGTTTCCGGGGTGGTCGGCATCGGCCAGTTCAACAACATCGGCTTCGATCCCTCGGCTCCCCTCACCGACTGCCAGAAATACCCGGTCGTCTGTCCTTCGAACCGATGCGTCGGGGGCACGAACGACGGCGGGAGCTGCACCGATCCAGGCCGACTGTCCCGGCGGGGTCTGCGGCTGCGTGGGCGGTTCGCTTCCGGCGAGCCCGGCCGACGGCTGCAACAAAATACTGCTCGACCGCAACGTGCAGAGCCAGGCCACGATCTGCGACACGCCCGGTTGCGGGAGCGGCTTCGAGAACCCGAACGGGACCCGCAACATCGACTTCGACGTGATGGAAGTCGACAACGGCGGCCAGGGCCTTTTCACGACTCTCGTCGAGGAGCGACGGGACTGGATCAGCCTTCTCAACCAGGGCGTTCTCGCCGGGCGGCAGGGGAACCAGCACCCGATCTGGGGCACGGGCGTCTCCGATTCCCACCGGATCGTCGTCGAGCTGCCCGGTTACTCGCGGACCTTCGTGGGTGCGGGCGACCTGCCGACAGCGCCCGACACGCTGAACGTCCGCGCTTTCAACGAGGCCGTCCTCGCCGGGAACATGGTCGGGAGCTCGGGACCCTTCGTGCGGTTCACCGTGGACGA
This Candidatus Binatia bacterium DNA region includes the following protein-coding sequences:
- a CDS encoding MaoC family dehydratase gives rise to the protein MEEIRFDDIEGLRKKIGEEWSDWGPEVEVTQEMIDKFAELTGDHQWIHVDVERAKRESPFGTTIAHGFLTLSLLPTLRSRSDFRIVGYGNATNYGADKLRFISPVPAGSKIRARSRLVAVEPHPKGTQVTQEIAVHVVGNDEKPALLYRMIVLYHPPMKREG
- the gyrB gene encoding DNA topoisomerase (ATP-hydrolyzing) → MAKAREKGRYTAREIEVLEGLEPVRKRPGMYIGGVDAVGLHHLLWEILDNAVDEAINGFADRVEVVLHEDGETVTVSDNGRGIPTDVHPRYRKPALELILTTLHAGGKFGGRSYYRSGGLHGVGASVVTALSELLVAEVRRDGSRWEQRFARGKATTRLRRLGPARGHGTTITFRADPEIFPVTKFRPDWIRERLRSRAYLHRGLTLVFEDRAQATREEFRRERGLPEYVESLVAEGARVAVADVFSFEREGDVRIECALTWTEEAGEQVLSFVNGIPTPSGGTHEAGLRSGISKALRNYLSVRNAVPKGLSLSAEDTREGLVAVLSVYLRDPQFQGQTKERLNNPEVAARVETAVRTELENFLLGHPSQGQAVARRVLEAARRRAALRAAVEAVQRKSVSHRLNLPGKLADCSSTDPRVSELFIVEGDSAGGSAKQARDREFQAVLPLRGKVLNAEQASLSRVLANRELGDIVSALGCGSGKDFRIEKLRYHRICLLMDADSDGHHICTLLLTFFYRHMPELLRRGHVFLAQPPLYKIEVGSEVHWALDDAEKDRILRACNGRKVTVQRFKGLGEMNPRTLKETTLDPRKRTLLRVVVDDEEDTERTIQTLMGKDVEPRFRFIMERAGKVDDVDV